The genomic DNA TCTTGCCGTTCCAGGTATAGGGCTTTTCGCAGGACACGCGGTCGGCCAGGTTAAGGCCTTCCATATTTTCGATGGAGCGTGCCTTTTCGACCAGTTCCGCGGGATCGGCGTCACCGGTGGCGATGAAGCCGCGCTGGGCGCCGTTGATGCGCAGATGGCGGGTCAGCGAGCGGGTGTCGATGCCTTCGATGCCCATGACGCCGGCCTGGGTCAGATACTCGGGCAGGGACATGGCGGAACGCCAGTTGCTCGGCTTCTTGCAGCATTCCTTGACGATGAATCCGGCCGCCTGGACCTTGTGCGATTCCACGTCCTCGGGATTGACGCCGTAGTTGCCGATGAGCGGATAGGTCATGGTGACCATCTGTCCGGTGTAGGACGGGTCGGTCAGGATTTCCTGGTAGCCGGTCATGCCCGTGTTGAAGATGACCTCACCGGAGGCTTCGCCCTGCCCGGTGAAACTCGTTCCCTTGAAAATCGTGCCGTCTTCGAGGGCAAGGATCGCTTTCATCAATGATTCTCCAGAATGGTCTTTACCTTGACGAGGTCCTCGGGCCTGTCCACTCCGTGGCAGGTGTGCCGCGTCTCGGTTACGTAAATATCGATGCCGTCCTCAAGCAGACGGAGTTGCTCCAGTTTCTCCCGGAGCTCCAGCGGACTCGGGTCCAGCCTGCCGAACCGCTCCAACGCCTCCATGCGGAAGGCGTAAAGGCCGATGTGCAGCAGAAAGCCGTGCAGCTTTTCGTCGCGGTCGAAGGGCACCAGCGAGCGCGAAAAGTAAAGCGCGCGCCCGTCCATTGCGCGGACCACCTTGACGCGATCGGGCGAGGCCGCCTCGTCCGGGCCGATGGATGTGGCCAGCGTGGCCACCCGCACCCGACGGTTCGAGAAGGGCCGCACCAGCTCGGTGAGCATGTCCGGCTCCAGGCACGGTTCGTCGCCTTGGATGTTAACCACTACCGCGTCGGAGTCAATGGACAGGGTCCTGGCCGCTTCGAGCACGCGGTCCGTGCCGCTGGAATGGTCCGAGCGGGTCATGACGGCGGGCACGCCGAGTTCCCGCGCGGCTGCATGGATGCGTTCGTCATCCGTCGCCAGGGTGACGCTGGTCATCTGGGGACAGGCCGAAGCCCGCGAGTAGACGTGCCAGAACATGGGCTTGCCGTCGATCTCGACCAGCGGCTTGCCCGGGAACCGCGAGGACTCGAACCTTGCGGGGATGATGCCGTGACATTCGGGGAATTCGCTCATTGCTGCTGCGTTGCGTGTTTAATCGTTATTGAGAAAATCGGCAACCTGTTTGGCGACCGCTTCCGCGCCGCCCCTGCGGTCCCGGATATATTGTCCGGCCGCGGCGGCGATCTGTTTGCGCGGCGGCGTGTTGTCCAGAATCTTTGTTAGCGATTCCAGGGCGTCCCGCCAATCGGACGCTTCCACCGCCAGGCCGGATTCGATGATTTCGCGGCCCACCCAGGCGAAATTCTTCCAGTGAGGTCCGGTCACCGGGGTCACACCGCAGGTCAGGGGTTCCAGAAAATTCTGACCGCCGAGCGGGGCCAGGGAGCCGCCCACAAAGGCCGTCTTGGCCAGTCCGTAGGCTGGGACCAGTTCGCCGAAGGTGTCCCAGAGGATCACGGTGCCGGGCTT from Pseudodesulfovibrio thermohalotolerans includes the following:
- the kdsB gene encoding 3-deoxy-manno-octulosonate cytidylyltransferase gives rise to the protein MSEFPECHGIIPARFESSRFPGKPLVEIDGKPMFWHVYSRASACPQMTSVTLATDDERIHAAARELGVPAVMTRSDHSSGTDRVLEAARTLSIDSDAVVVNIQGDEPCLEPDMLTELVRPFSNRRVRVATLATSIGPDEAASPDRVKVVRAMDGRALYFSRSLVPFDRDEKLHGFLLHIGLYAFRMEALERFGRLDPSPLELREKLEQLRLLEDGIDIYVTETRHTCHGVDRPEDLVKVKTILENH